GCCAGGTGCTCGACGGCGTCCGCCAGGTCCTCCTCGGCGGACCAGCGCGCCCGCACCAGCCCCTGCGCGGCCTCGACCACGCGCGGGTCGGCGCCGGTGAGCAGCCGCGCGGCCAGGGCGGCCTTGCGGTCCGCCGCGGCCGACGGGTCGGTGAGGGTGCGCCGCAGCGAGCCGGACGAGTCCAGCGCGTCCACCAGCGCGAACAGCTGCTCGCCGAGCAGCCGCCCCTCGGCGCCGGCCTCACGCAGCACCGGCTCGAACCGGCCCTCCGCGGCGACCAGCGACGCCCGGCTCGTCCCTCGCATCAGCTCCCCTTACCCGCGGTGGCCGTGGTCTGCGCGTCCAGCTCGTCCAGGAACCGCTCGACGACGCGCGAGCGGCGCGCCTCGTCCGCGAGCGACTCGCCGACGATCTTCGACGCGAGCTCGGTGGCCAGCGCGCCGACGTCGGCACGCAGCGAGACGGCGGCCTGCTGGCGCTCCGCCTCGATCTGGCGCTGGGCCGTCTCCGTGATGCGGGCCTGCTCCTCCGTGGCCTTCTGACGGGCCTCGGCGACGATCTGGCCGGCCTCGGCGCGCGCGTCCTCGCGGATGCGCGCGGCCTCCGTCCGGGCCTCCTGGAGCTGCTGCTCGTACTCGGCCTTCGCCGCGGCAGCCTCCTCCTGGGCGTGGGCCGCCTGGGCGAGCCCGCCCTCGATCTTCTCCGTGCGCTCGTCGAGCACCGCCGTGAACTTCGGCAGCACGAGCTTGTAGAAGACGACCGCGATGACGACCAGGATGACGAAGGACCACAGGAGGTCGTACGAGGCCGGGACCAGCAGCCGCCAGCCCTCGACCTCCTCGGTCTCCGCGGCCAGGACGCTCGCCGCGGTGAGCGCGGCGGTGCTCACGAGAAGAGGAAGCCGGTGATCAGGCCGAGGAGACCGAGCACCTCGACGAAGCCGATGCCGATGAACATCGTGGTCCGGAGCTGGCCGGCGACCTCGGGCTGGCGGGCCATGCCCTCGACCGTCTTGCCGATGAGGATGCCGAGGCCGATGCCCGGGCCGAGGACCGCGAGGCCGTAGCCCACGGTCGCGATGTTGCCGGAGACGGCGTTCTCGGCCGCAAGGATGACGCTGGGGTCCGCGAGAAGAGACACGCTTGCTCGTTCCTTCCGTTTGGCCGCCGACCGGTCGGCCGGCGGTCGTTCAGTGCCGGGAGGTCCGTGACCGCCCGGGGTGGTGCAGGGTCAGTGCTCGTCCTCGACCGACTGGCTGAGGTAGACGGCCGTGAGGACGACGAAGATGTAGGCCTGCAGCGCCGCGACGAACACCTCGAACAGCGTGATCGCGAAGCCGCCGGCCAGGGTGAGCGCCCCGAAGGGCTTCAGGCCGCCGCTGGCCTCGAACAGCAGGAACTGCGTGGCCGAGAAGCACAGCACGAGCATCAGGTGACCGGCGACCATGTTGGCCATGAGCCGGATCGCCAGCGTGAGGGGCCGCAGGACGAACACCTGCAGGAACTCCACGGGCGTCAGCAGCACGTAGAGGAACGGCGGGACGCCCGGCGGGAACAGGCTGTTCTTGAGGAACCCGCCGACGCCGTGGGCCTTCACGCCCGCCCCGAGGTACATGACGTACACCCAGAGCGCGAGCATGACCGGCAGGCCGATGAGGGACGTCCCGGCGATGTTCAGCCCGGGGATCACGCCGGTGATGTTGAAGGCGAAGATCGCGAAGAAGATCGTCGTCAGGAGCGCGACGTACTTGCCGGCCTTCTCCTTGCCGATGATGTCCTCGGCGACGTTGACGCGCACGAAGTCGAGCAGGAACTCGGCCATGTTCTGGCCGCGGCGCGGGACGAGCCGCGCCCGCCGGGCCGCGATCACCATGAGGGTCAGCAGCACCGCGACGGCGACGAAGCGGACCAGCTGGATCCGGTTGATCTCGAAGACGGTGCCCTCGAACCAGATGGCCGGCGGGAAGAACTCGGCGATCGACGGCTTGTGGAACCCGGACTCGCCTTCGGCAGCGAGCGGCAGGATCGTCGCAAGGCTGGACAGAGCAGTCTCCTGTAGGTCGAAGGCGCCGGCGGTCGATCCCAGGTATGGGTCACTCCGCCGGGACCCGGCCGTCGTGGGTGGTTCGGGGGAAGCCTAGCCCATCGTCGGGCTGTCGCCGTCCGGCTCATCCCGATTCGGGACCTTCGGCCCAGAACCCGAGGGTGACACGTACGGCACCCTGCCCCGCTGCACCGCGCGGTAGTCCAGCAGGGCCGACCCGATGACGGCCACGGCGACGACGACGGCCAGCACGTAGCGGTCGTAGAAGTCCATGCCGCGCAGCACCGCGAGCACGACGACGACCACCGCGAGCTTGCCCAGCCAGGTGCCCATGATGACGGCCATCATCTTCCCGGGCGCCGTGTGGGAGGTCCGCAGCATGGACAGCGTCGTGGTGCCGGAGAACACCAGCGCGATGGCGGCGCCGACGAGCGCGCCCCACACGCCCGGCACCCCCGCGACGAGCCAGCCGACGCCGACGCCGAGCACGGCGACGCCCGCGACCAGCACCACCATGTCGCGCAGGGCGCGGCGGAAGACGGCCGCCACCTCCGGGCTGTCGCCCCGGGGGGTCGTCTCGGGCGTGGGGTCGGTCATCGGTCCGTCCTCGGGTCGGTGTCGGTCAGGGCGGTCAGGGAGGCGTGCAGCGCCACCGGCGGGCTGCCGCCGGGGTCGGCGGCGGGGTGCCAGGCGTGCCGGCGGGCGTCGGCGGCGTGGCGCGCGGGCGCGGTGCCGCCGTGCGGTCCCGTGCCCGGCTCCCCCGGGTGCGGGTGCACGGGCCCGGAGGACGGCCCCGCGGTGCCGGCCGGTCCGGGACCGCTGCGCCCCCGCAGCGGTCCGAGCGTGAGGGCCAGCGCGACGAGCACGCCCGCCGCGAGGCCGACGAGCACCGCGGTGGTCGAGAACCACACCAGCGCGACCGCGGCACCCGTGAACAGCGCGGTCCAGACGTAGAGGATGATCACCGCGCGCCGGTGCGAGTGGCCGATCGCCAGCATCCGGTGGTGCAGGTGCATGCGGTCCGGGTGGAACGGCGACTTGCCGGTGCCGACCCGCCGCACCACGGCCAGCCCCATGTCGAGCAGCGGCAGCAGCAGGACGGCCAGCGGCAGCAGGATCGGCAGGAACGCGGGGAACGACTGCCGCGTCATCGCCGGGTCGATCTGCCCCGTGACCCGGATGCCGGCCGCGGCGATCACCAGGCCGATGAGCATCGACCCGGAGTCGCCCATGAAGATGCGCGCCGGGTGGAAGTTGTGCGGCAGGAACCCGACGCAGGCGCCCACGAGCAGCGCGACGATCAGCGTCGCGAGGCTCGAGTAGTCGCCCGGGCTGGCCTCGCGCGTGAGCTGGTAGGAGTAGACGAAGAACCCCGCGCCGCCGATCGCGATGAGGCCCGCCGCCAGCCCGTCGAGGCCGTCGACGAAGTTCACGGCGTTCATCGCGACGACGACCGTCAGCACCGTCAGGCCGAGCCAGATCCGGTCCGAGCCGAGCACCACGCCGTCGATCGGCAGCTGGTAGAGCTGCACGCCCTGCGAGGCCATGACGAACGCGGCCAGCACCTGGCCGACCAGCTTCGTCATCCAGTCGAGGTCCCAGATGTCGTCCGCGACGCCGAGCGCGCACACGATGGTCGCCGCCGCCGCGATGCCGATGATCGGCCGGGGGTTCTCGAACACGGCGTCGAGGAACGGCAGCCGGCTCGCCATCGCCAGGCCGACGAGGATGCCCGCCCACATCGCGAGCCCCCCGAGCCGCGGCGTCGGGATGGAGTGCACGTCCCGCGTCCGCACCGCCGTGATGGCGCCCCACCGCAGCGCGCACCACCGCGCCACCGGCGTCAGCAGGTACGTGGCCGCCGCGGCGATGAGCAGGAGCAGGAGGTACGCCCTCACCGGCCGGGTCCACCCACCACGGGTGCGACCTCGCGCAGGCGCTCGAGGGAGAGGGCGCCCTCGCGGACGACGCGCAGCTCGTCGCCGGTGGCGTCGACGATGGTCGAGGCGACCTGACCGGGCGTGCGGCCGCCGTCGAGGTACGTCTGCACCCGGTCGCCGAGCTGGGCGACCGCCTCGCCGACCTCCAGGGCCGACGGCTGACCGGTGCGGTTCGCGCTCGACACCGCCATCGGGCCGGTGCGGCGCAGCAGGGCCAGCGCGACGGGGTGGTCGGGCACCCGCAGGGCGACCGTGCCGTGCGTGTCACCGAGGTCCCAGGCCAGCGAC
This is a stretch of genomic DNA from Cellulomonas sp. ES6. It encodes these proteins:
- a CDS encoding F0F1 ATP synthase subunit B, translating into MSTAALTAASVLAAETEEVEGWRLLVPASYDLLWSFVILVVIAVVFYKLVLPKFTAVLDERTEKIEGGLAQAAHAQEEAAAAKAEYEQQLQEARTEAARIREDARAEAGQIVAEARQKATEEQARITETAQRQIEAERQQAAVSLRADVGALATELASKIVGESLADEARRSRVVERFLDELDAQTTATAGKGS
- the atpE gene encoding ATP synthase F0 subunit C; this encodes MSLLADPSVILAAENAVSGNIATVGYGLAVLGPGIGLGILIGKTVEGMARQPEVAGQLRTTMFIGIGFVEVLGLLGLITGFLFS
- the atpB gene encoding F0F1 ATP synthase subunit A yields the protein MGSTAGAFDLQETALSSLATILPLAAEGESGFHKPSIAEFFPPAIWFEGTVFEINRIQLVRFVAVAVLLTLMVIAARRARLVPRRGQNMAEFLLDFVRVNVAEDIIGKEKAGKYVALLTTIFFAIFAFNITGVIPGLNIAGTSLIGLPVMLALWVYVMYLGAGVKAHGVGGFLKNSLFPPGVPPFLYVLLTPVEFLQVFVLRPLTLAIRLMANMVAGHLMLVLCFSATQFLLFEASGGLKPFGALTLAGGFAITLFEVFVAALQAYIFVVLTAVYLSQSVEDEH
- a CDS encoding MraY family glycosyltransferase, whose product is MRAYLLLLLIAAAATYLLTPVARWCALRWGAITAVRTRDVHSIPTPRLGGLAMWAGILVGLAMASRLPFLDAVFENPRPIIGIAAAATIVCALGVADDIWDLDWMTKLVGQVLAAFVMASQGVQLYQLPIDGVVLGSDRIWLGLTVLTVVVAMNAVNFVDGLDGLAAGLIAIGGAGFFVYSYQLTREASPGDYSSLATLIVALLVGACVGFLPHNFHPARIFMGDSGSMLIGLVIAAAGIRVTGQIDPAMTRQSFPAFLPILLPLAVLLLPLLDMGLAVVRRVGTGKSPFHPDRMHLHHRMLAIGHSHRRAVIILYVWTALFTGAAVALVWFSTTAVLVGLAAGVLVALALTLGPLRGRSGPGPAGTAGPSSGPVHPHPGEPGTGPHGGTAPARHAADARRHAWHPAADPGGSPPVALHASLTALTDTDPRTDR
- a CDS encoding L-threonylcarbamoyladenylate synthase, translated to MTAHALDATDPATWGPALDAAVHTVERGGLVVLPTDTVYGIGADAFTPPAVAALLAAKGRGRQMPPPVLMPDARTLDGLAMGVPQAARDLAEAFWPGGLTIILVAQPSLAWDLGDTHGTVALRVPDHPVALALLRRTGPMAVSSANRTGQPSALEVGEAVAQLGDRVQTYLDGGRTPGQVASTIVDATGDELRVVREGALSLERLREVAPVVGGPGR